A single genomic interval of Methanocella sp. harbors:
- a CDS encoding type II secretion system F family protein: MDEFSTIAHVIFGGEVRKHKERFYSLQKQLRQAHMNQPYEIYASVAYLVSMIVGFVGALLGVVIAFLILGIINKNGNFTNIHMPESLAWITPFTDIIVIFLGMSIMAVFGYYITYTVIMLIPSINASDRKSKINKQIPYAVTFMYALSKGGMDIISILRALNAAESTYGEISREIGIIIRDMDYFGSDLRTAIINCVNQTSSDMLQDLLTNLLSVIDAGGNVTVYLLGKTDQYQQRLLQDQKSFLEILGLIAESYVTGFVAGPLFIIIMSSVMTIMNGGSPTLLYVIIYGMLPLGSVMFIVLISMLTPGEEEAANKFEIVRTNVYDKVPAEDSGRPAEDHKMIEKMKTGKKNLKFKEFMANPIGPILEKPMLSLVISVPVAVLFIIVYILLTSGNLSQAITDTAQLQHTKAANSGDPFILFGPLIGYFDDIIIFVILIIMIPLSLFFETKSRRERKISAEMPDFLKKLASTNETGMTLTQSIALISNSNFGTISKEVQKINRNVSWGTDVNTALKMFANSLNTSLATRVITLITKAAESSGDIRDVLNVAANDAKMGEQIKKERSDGMLIYVVIIFMSFCVFIYCVYTLSSSFIPVMATAGNTNAAATQGSSYGSGATFISTFNPADYYRLFFHAAIIQGLFAGILAGVMGEGRVMSGLKYAIVMMIIAYVMFALFI, translated from the coding sequence ATGGACGAATTCAGCACGATAGCTCACGTCATATTCGGCGGAGAAGTGCGCAAGCACAAAGAACGTTTTTACTCTCTCCAGAAGCAGCTCCGCCAGGCCCATATGAACCAGCCTTACGAGATCTACGCCTCTGTGGCATATCTCGTGTCGATGATCGTCGGGTTTGTCGGGGCGCTGCTCGGGGTCGTCATCGCGTTCCTTATCCTCGGCATTATCAATAAAAATGGCAACTTCACCAATATCCATATGCCTGAATCGCTGGCCTGGATCACGCCCTTCACCGATATAATCGTCATTTTCCTCGGCATGTCCATCATGGCCGTGTTCGGATATTACATCACGTATACGGTCATCATGCTCATCCCGTCCATCAACGCCAGCGATCGAAAGTCCAAGATCAACAAGCAGATACCTTACGCCGTGACGTTCATGTACGCCCTCTCCAAGGGCGGCATGGATATCATCAGCATTCTGCGGGCGCTGAACGCGGCCGAGAGCACGTACGGCGAAATATCCCGCGAGATAGGCATTATCATACGCGACATGGACTACTTCGGCAGCGACCTCCGGACGGCCATTATTAATTGTGTCAACCAGACGTCCTCGGATATGCTCCAGGACTTGCTGACGAATCTGCTGTCGGTCATCGACGCGGGCGGCAACGTGACGGTGTACCTGCTGGGCAAGACGGACCAGTACCAGCAGCGTCTGCTGCAGGACCAGAAATCCTTCCTCGAGATACTCGGGCTGATCGCTGAGTCCTATGTGACGGGATTCGTCGCCGGGCCGCTCTTCATCATCATCATGTCGTCGGTCATGACCATCATGAACGGCGGCAGCCCCACGCTATTATACGTGATCATCTACGGTATGCTCCCGCTGGGCTCCGTCATGTTCATCGTCCTGATCAGCATGCTCACGCCCGGCGAGGAAGAGGCGGCGAATAAGTTCGAGATCGTGAGAACCAACGTCTATGATAAGGTGCCGGCCGAAGATTCCGGGCGCCCCGCAGAAGATCATAAAATGATCGAGAAGATGAAGACTGGAAAGAAAAACCTGAAGTTCAAGGAGTTCATGGCGAACCCGATCGGGCCCATCCTGGAAAAGCCCATGCTTTCGCTGGTGATCAGCGTGCCGGTCGCGGTCCTCTTTATCATCGTATACATTTTGCTGACCTCCGGAAATCTCTCCCAGGCGATAACGGACACAGCGCAACTTCAGCACACTAAGGCGGCGAACTCGGGAGACCCGTTCATTCTCTTTGGCCCCCTCATAGGGTACTTCGATGATATAATCATATTCGTCATCCTTATCATTATGATACCGCTTTCACTCTTCTTTGAAACAAAGAGCAGGCGGGAGCGGAAGATCTCGGCGGAGATGCCCGACTTCCTGAAGAAGCTGGCGTCGACGAACGAGACGGGCATGACTCTGACGCAGTCGATCGCTCTCATAAGCAACTCGAACTTCGGGACTATCAGCAAGGAGGTCCAGAAGATCAACCGGAACGTCTCGTGGGGCACGGACGTGAACACGGCCCTCAAGATGTTCGCGAACTCCCTGAACACATCCCTCGCAACACGGGTTATCACCCTTATCACGAAGGCCGCGGAGTCGAGCGGCGATATACGCGATGTCCTGAACGTGGCGGCCAACGATGCCAAAATGGGCGAGCAGATTAAAAAAGAGCGTTCGGACGGCATGCTCATTTACGTGGTCATCATCTTCATGTCGTTCTGCGTGTTTATCTACTGCGTCTACACGCTCTCGTCCAGCTTCATACCGGTCATGGCCACCGCGGGTAATACCAACGCCGCGGCCACACAGGGCTCCTCCTATGGCTCCGGCGCAACCTTTATATCGACTTTTAATCCTGCTGACTATTACCGCCTGTTCTTCCATGCGGCCATAATTCAAGGATTATTCGCCGGAATACTCGCTGGAGTGATGGGCGAAGGAAGAGTAATGTCAGGCTTGAAATACGCTATCGTAATGATGATCATCGCATATGTGATGTTCGCGCTATTCATATAG
- a CDS encoding DUF362 domain-containing protein — translation MNFDVVAVSREAPTLGRAAYDNTMEALRALERDGQLDRLELNGTVMVKPNFTQPPNPSLKYGPRESDLTVHNHVCTDPFSIMAACDFIKSHGGRPFIAEGTKWPGGTRGVFLQMGCESLLEGSDVPLYDLLTDGSSDRLEISPSKAWNEDFASLDVNSIFGEIDAIINIAKLKSHSNALITGAMKNLYGALEPSTRRAEGHYCADPLWSSISRKNMARGYKLLCETFVQVHDAILKSFDLDEICIIEGIVSGEGDGPLYRPAKPRQEYIVLASVDNPATIDAAESYYAGFSPEFLASQATYSLSELHSVPDEEFLRSYADQYFLKLSESVGLGPTTGFSVYAITADASEVIPCDTLGLLRRGDVFELPTFVRYAANTPLFERIPDGEFEFRIEAAA, via the coding sequence ATGAACTTCGACGTCGTTGCCGTGAGCCGGGAGGCTCCCACGCTGGGCCGGGCGGCTTACGATAATACAATGGAAGCGCTGCGAGCGCTGGAGAGAGACGGCCAGCTCGACAGGCTGGAGCTTAACGGCACTGTGATGGTCAAGCCGAACTTTACCCAGCCGCCGAACCCGTCGCTCAAATATGGCCCCAGGGAGTCGGACCTGACGGTCCACAACCACGTCTGCACCGACCCGTTCTCCATCATGGCCGCCTGCGACTTCATAAAATCCCACGGTGGCAGGCCGTTCATCGCCGAGGGCACGAAATGGCCCGGCGGAACAAGGGGAGTATTCCTCCAGATGGGCTGCGAGTCCTTGCTGGAAGGCAGCGACGTGCCCCTCTATGACCTGCTGACAGACGGCTCTTCCGACCGTTTGGAGATATCGCCTTCGAAGGCCTGGAACGAGGATTTCGCCTCGCTGGACGTGAACAGTATCTTCGGCGAGATCGACGCCATCATCAATATCGCCAAGCTAAAATCGCATAGCAACGCCCTGATCACCGGCGCCATGAAAAACCTGTACGGCGCGCTGGAGCCTTCTACGCGCCGGGCCGAGGGGCACTATTGTGCCGACCCGCTCTGGTCGAGCATCTCCAGGAAGAACATGGCACGGGGCTATAAGCTGTTATGCGAGACGTTCGTGCAGGTGCACGACGCGATCTTGAAATCTTTCGACCTGGACGAGATCTGCATAATCGAAGGCATCGTCTCCGGAGAAGGCGACGGGCCGCTCTACCGTCCCGCAAAGCCCCGGCAGGAGTATATAGTTCTTGCCTCAGTGGATAATCCGGCGACCATCGACGCCGCTGAAAGCTACTATGCCGGCTTTTCGCCCGAGTTCCTGGCGAGCCAGGCGACTTATAGTCTCAGCGAGCTGCACAGCGTTCCCGACGAGGAATTCCTGCGGTCTTACGCGGACCAGTACTTCCTGAAGCTCTCGGAATCTGTAGGCCTGGGCCCGACCACCGGGTTCTCCGTCTATGCCATTACGGCCGACGCCTCGGAGGTTATTCCCTGCGATACGCTGGGGCTCCTGCGCCGGGGCGACGTGTTCGAGCTGCCCACCTTCGTGCGATATGCGGCCAATACGCCGCTGTTCGAGCGCATACCCGACGGCGAGTTCGAGTTCAGGATCGAAGCGGCCGCCTAG
- a CDS encoding RAD55 family ATPase: MGDRVASNPSGNEPAVEIARLPTGVDILDRNLNGGLPSGALVYFSANPKSMPEVFLFELTIPRKTYYITTHKNPRYIKRHMMELDFESNNVEFIDLHDEYYHKILHDTPDRQWASKKLVQYINEWLDSLKIRNEKNFTIIFDSFSFLLEVGIESDTLKPILDKIYDIINDGNSICYLMMIKGIHHESVENRVQYWCDVIFDIDLERKGDKIINKLTLPKIRGMSPITDFIKFRVTDRITIDTSRDIA; encoded by the coding sequence ATGGGAGACCGGGTGGCTAGTAATCCCTCTGGAAACGAGCCCGCCGTCGAAATAGCGAGGCTTCCCACCGGAGTCGACATACTGGACCGAAATCTGAACGGGGGCCTGCCTAGCGGTGCTCTTGTCTATTTTTCCGCAAACCCTAAGTCAATGCCGGAAGTCTTTCTCTTCGAGCTGACGATTCCCCGTAAGACCTATTACATTACGACGCACAAGAACCCGCGGTATATAAAGCGGCACATGATGGAGCTCGACTTCGAATCGAACAACGTTGAATTCATCGACCTCCACGACGAGTATTATCATAAGATACTGCACGATACTCCGGACCGGCAATGGGCTTCGAAAAAGCTCGTGCAGTATATTAATGAGTGGCTGGATTCCCTGAAGATCCGGAATGAGAAAAATTTTACAATAATCTTCGACAGCTTTAGCTTTTTGCTGGAGGTGGGCATCGAAAGTGACACGCTTAAGCCTATCCTGGATAAGATCTACGATATCATCAACGACGGCAATAGCATCTGCTACCTTATGATGATAAAAGGCATACACCACGAGTCTGTGGAAAACCGCGTCCAGTACTGGTGCGATGTGATATTCGACATCGACCTGGAGCGGAAGGGCGATAAGATCATCAATAAGCTGACCCTGCCCAAGATCCGGGGCATGAGCCCCATCACCGACTTTATCAAGTTCCGCGTGACCGACCGCATTACAATCGATACGTCCAGGGATATCGCATAG